In Nicotiana tabacum cultivar K326 chromosome 17, ASM71507v2, whole genome shotgun sequence, one DNA window encodes the following:
- the LOC107816493 gene encoding protein DEHYDRATION-INDUCED 19 isoform X1: MDSDFWTSRLAAAKRQLNLQQHNSYNHPSSQLVDRLSIDDFEVEEEIRPDFPCPYCYEDFDIASLCSHLEEEHSCESKVTVCPICSHKVSRDMLSHITVQHGHLLRMQRRRRLRRVAIPSSQALSLLGRDLREAHLQVLLGGSGYRSSSTTSTTAANDPFLSSLALNFPTIEAEEISKSVLSTVEDSTTKNVTPQHIWKLSFDPSLSAEEREKRIRQATGRAVFIQDLFASSFLAD; this comes from the exons ATGGATTCAGATTTCTGGACCTCTCGTCTTGCAGCTGCAAAGCGGCAGTTGAATTTACAGCAACACAATTCCTACAATCATCCAAGTTCTCAACTGG TAGATAGGCTGAGCATAGATGATTTCGAGGTTGAAGAAGAGATCCGACCTGATTTCCCATGCCCGTATTGCTACGAGGATTTTGATATTGCCTCTCTTTGTTCCCATCTTGAAGAGGAACATTCTTGCGAGTCCAAAGTCACT GTCTGTCCCATTTGTTCTCATAAAGTTTCCAGGGACATGCTAAGTCACATCACAGTGCAACATGGTCACTTACTAAGAAT GCAGCGGCGGCGTAGATTACGTAGAGTTGCAATTCCCAGCAGTCAGGCACTCTCTCTACTAGGTAGAGATCTCCGTGAAGCTCATTTGCAGGTACTTCTAGGAGGCAGTGGATACCGATCAAGCAGTACAACATCAACCACCGCAGCCAACGACCCCTTCCTTTCTTCTCTAGCTTTGAACTTCCCCACAATTGAAGCAGAGGAAATTTCAAAATCTGTTTTATCCACTGTTGAGGACTCTACTACGAAGAATGTGACACCACAACATATATGGAAGTTAAG TTTTGACCCTTCACTAAGTGCGGAAGAGCGAGAAAAGAGGATAAGACAGGCTACTGGAAGAGCTGTTTTCATCCAAGATCTTTTTGCCTCCTCTTTCTTAGCTGACTAA
- the LOC107816493 gene encoding protein DEHYDRATION-INDUCED 19 homolog 4 isoform X2, translating to MDSDFWTSRLAAAKRQLNLQQHNSYNHPSSQLDRLSIDDFEVEEEIRPDFPCPYCYEDFDIASLCSHLEEEHSCESKVTVCPICSHKVSRDMLSHITVQHGHLLRMQRRRRLRRVAIPSSQALSLLGRDLREAHLQVLLGGSGYRSSSTTSTTAANDPFLSSLALNFPTIEAEEISKSVLSTVEDSTTKNVTPQHIWKLSFDPSLSAEEREKRIRQATGRAVFIQDLFASSFLAD from the exons ATGGATTCAGATTTCTGGACCTCTCGTCTTGCAGCTGCAAAGCGGCAGTTGAATTTACAGCAACACAATTCCTACAATCATCCAAGTTCTCAACTGG ATAGGCTGAGCATAGATGATTTCGAGGTTGAAGAAGAGATCCGACCTGATTTCCCATGCCCGTATTGCTACGAGGATTTTGATATTGCCTCTCTTTGTTCCCATCTTGAAGAGGAACATTCTTGCGAGTCCAAAGTCACT GTCTGTCCCATTTGTTCTCATAAAGTTTCCAGGGACATGCTAAGTCACATCACAGTGCAACATGGTCACTTACTAAGAAT GCAGCGGCGGCGTAGATTACGTAGAGTTGCAATTCCCAGCAGTCAGGCACTCTCTCTACTAGGTAGAGATCTCCGTGAAGCTCATTTGCAGGTACTTCTAGGAGGCAGTGGATACCGATCAAGCAGTACAACATCAACCACCGCAGCCAACGACCCCTTCCTTTCTTCTCTAGCTTTGAACTTCCCCACAATTGAAGCAGAGGAAATTTCAAAATCTGTTTTATCCACTGTTGAGGACTCTACTACGAAGAATGTGACACCACAACATATATGGAAGTTAAG TTTTGACCCTTCACTAAGTGCGGAAGAGCGAGAAAAGAGGATAAGACAGGCTACTGGAAGAGCTGTTTTCATCCAAGATCTTTTTGCCTCCTCTTTCTTAGCTGACTAA